The Lutibacter profundi genome includes a region encoding these proteins:
- a CDS encoding CCA tRNA nucleotidyltransferase → MIEKNSYKDALKHPIFKYISKASDKLKIETYVIGGFVRDYFLKRGIPKDIDIVAVGSGIDLAEEVAKLLPNKPKVQVFKTYGTAMLRFEDVEIEFVGARKESYTKDSRNPKVETGTLEDDQNRRDFTINTLALSLNKTDFGKLLDPFNGLNDLEAKIIKTPLNPDITYSDDPLRMMRAIRFASQLNFIIEEESLKAITRNAKRIDIITRERIIDEFNKIMLSKVPSVGLLLLHKTKLLERFLPELTNLQGVDEVEGQKHKDNFYHTLEVVDNISKNTNDLWLRWAALLHDIGKAPTKKFHKTIGWTFHGHEFVGAKMVYKLFKRLKMPLNEKMKFVQKMVFLSSRPIVLATEVTDSAVRRLVFDTGDDIESLMTLCEADITTKNPSRFKKYHRNFKIVRQKIKEVEERDHIRNFQPPISGELIMNTFNLKPCREIGQIKDAIKEAILEGEIANNYEEAYAFMLKKANKLGLKKINN, encoded by the coding sequence ATGATAGAAAAAAACAGTTATAAAGATGCTCTAAAGCATCCTATATTTAAATATATTTCAAAAGCTTCAGATAAATTAAAAATCGAAACTTATGTAATAGGTGGGTTTGTACGTGATTATTTCTTAAAGAGAGGAATTCCTAAAGATATAGACATTGTTGCAGTTGGAAGTGGGATTGATTTGGCTGAAGAGGTTGCAAAATTATTACCGAATAAGCCGAAAGTCCAAGTTTTTAAAACTTATGGAACCGCAATGTTGCGTTTTGAGGATGTAGAAATTGAATTTGTGGGAGCACGAAAAGAATCATATACTAAAGATAGCAGAAATCCTAAAGTTGAAACAGGCACATTAGAAGATGACCAAAACAGAAGAGATTTTACAATTAATACACTGGCATTAAGTTTGAATAAGACTGATTTTGGGAAATTATTAGACCCTTTTAATGGGTTGAATGATTTAGAAGCAAAGATTATTAAAACACCTTTAAACCCTGATATTACCTATTCTGATGACCCTTTACGAATGATGCGTGCAATACGGTTTGCATCTCAATTAAATTTCATTATTGAAGAAGAATCACTTAAAGCTATTACTAGAAATGCTAAACGAATTGATATTATAACACGTGAACGCATTATAGATGAATTCAATAAAATAATGTTATCTAAAGTTCCATCAGTAGGGCTCTTATTATTACATAAAACTAAATTATTAGAACGGTTTTTACCTGAATTAACAAATTTACAAGGTGTTGATGAAGTTGAAGGGCAAAAACACAAAGATAATTTTTATCACACCCTAGAAGTAGTAGATAATATTTCTAAAAACACTAACGATTTGTGGTTGCGTTGGGCTGCTTTATTACATGATATAGGGAAAGCACCTACCAAAAAATTTCACAAAACAATTGGATGGACTTTTCACGGACACGAATTTGTTGGGGCAAAAATGGTATACAAATTATTTAAACGTTTAAAAATGCCCTTGAATGAAAAAATGAAATTTGTTCAAAAAATGGTATTTTTAAGTTCTAGACCTATTGTGTTGGCTACGGAAGTTACAGATTCAGCAGTTAGAAGACTGGTTTTTGATACAGGTGATGATATTGAAAGTTTAATGACCTTGTGTGAGGCAGATATTACCACTAAAAACCCTTCACGATTTAAAAAATATCACCGTAATTTTAAAATCGTTCGTCAAAAAATTAAAGAAGTTGAAGAACGAGATCATATTCGTAATTTCCAACCACCAATTTCAGGCGAATTAATTATGAACACTTTTAATTTAAAGCCTTGTAGAGAAATAGGGCAGATTAAAGATGCCATTAAAGAAGCTATTTTAGAAGGCGAAATAGCAAATAATTATGAGGAAGCTTATGCTTTTATGCTTAAAAAAGCTAATAAATTAGGGCTGAAAAAGATTAACAATTAA
- a CDS encoding L-threonylcarbamoyladenylate synthase: protein MKNTEINKALEILKNKKILLYPTDTVWGIGCDATSKEAVKNIFKIKKRSESKSLIILVNNIEMLKRYISSISKEIINLLSKTNKPTTIIYKNPVGLAKNVVASDNTVAIRIVKQEFCNQLIAKFGKPIVSTSANISGTLTPKSFNEIDTSILDSVDYIVNLHREEINVKSSTILKVAENGELIVLRE from the coding sequence ATGAAAAATACAGAGATAAATAAGGCCTTAGAAATTTTAAAAAATAAAAAAATACTTTTGTATCCAACAGATACTGTATGGGGAATTGGTTGTGATGCTACTTCAAAAGAAGCTGTTAAAAATATTTTTAAAATTAAAAAACGCTCAGAAAGTAAAAGTTTAATTATTTTAGTGAATAATATTGAAATGCTTAAAAGGTATATTTCATCTATTTCTAAAGAAATAATTAATTTGTTATCTAAAACTAACAAACCAACTACCATTATTTATAAAAATCCGGTTGGTTTAGCTAAAAATGTAGTAGCAAGTGATAACACTGTTGCTATTAGAATAGTAAAACAAGAATTTTGTAATCAATTAATAGCAAAGTTTGGAAAACCTATTGTTTCAACTTCGGCAAATATAAGTGGTACATTGACTCCTAAAAGTTTTAATGAAATTGATACTTCAATTTTGGATAGCGTTGACTATATTGTAAATTTGCATCGCGAGGAAATAAATGTGAAGTCTTCAACTATTTTAAAAGTAGCTGAAAATGGAGAATTGATAGTGCTTCGTGAATAA
- a CDS encoding CDP-glycerol glycerophosphotransferase family protein, which yields MKTVLFCQNPYAFGILKPIMEVLKEKNFSYLWFVRKTIQKQFPFQNEPFTSDMKEVKEFKSDVIFVPGNEVPYYLRGLKVQIFHGLAGEKKGHFRIRHYFDLYLTQGPYFTKKFLELKQKFKNFEVLETGWPKLDIYGEELHKYNVIKKELLLKFKAKIIVLYAPTFSPSLTSASFLIEEFKELSKNRKYLILIKFHDLMAVELIEEYKQLAKSTANIIFEEERNIIKFLLMADIMVSDTSSVVYEFLLLNKPVITFKSNSKNILWDNSNEYKNLSSKIESNLKADNFKEKRLKIAQQYHPYNDGKSALRMVEASLKYITKNGVPEKRKLSFLRKLKIHKIFGKY from the coding sequence ATGAAAACGGTTCTTTTTTGTCAAAATCCGTATGCTTTTGGAATTTTAAAGCCTATTATGGAAGTTCTAAAAGAAAAAAACTTTTCATATTTGTGGTTTGTTAGAAAAACCATTCAAAAACAATTCCCTTTTCAAAATGAGCCTTTTACATCAGATATGAAAGAGGTGAAAGAATTTAAAAGTGATGTTATTTTTGTGCCAGGAAATGAAGTGCCCTATTATTTAAGAGGGTTAAAAGTCCAAATATTTCATGGCTTGGCAGGTGAAAAAAAAGGACATTTTAGAATTAGACATTATTTTGATTTGTATTTAACGCAAGGCCCTTATTTTACAAAGAAATTTTTAGAGCTTAAGCAAAAGTTTAAAAATTTTGAAGTACTTGAAACAGGTTGGCCAAAATTAGATATTTATGGTGAAGAACTTCATAAATATAATGTAATTAAGAAAGAGTTGTTATTAAAATTTAAGGCAAAAATAATAGTTTTATATGCACCAACATTCTCCCCATCATTAACTTCGGCATCATTTTTAATTGAAGAATTTAAGGAATTATCAAAAAACAGGAAATATTTAATTTTAATAAAGTTTCATGATTTAATGGCTGTTGAATTAATTGAGGAATATAAACAACTAGCAAAATCAACAGCTAATATAATTTTTGAAGAAGAACGCAATATTATTAAGTTTTTACTAATGGCTGATATTATGGTGAGTGATACTTCATCTGTAGTTTATGAGTTTTTGCTGTTAAATAAACCTGTTATTACATTTAAAAGTAATTCTAAAAATATTCTTTGGGATAATTCTAATGAATATAAAAACCTTTCAAGTAAAATTGAATCAAATCTTAAAGCCGATAATTTTAAAGAAAAACGATTAAAAATTGCACAGCAATATCATCCTTATAATGATGGTAAATCTGCGTTAAGAATGGTTGAAGCTAGTTTAAAATACATTACCAAAAATGGTGTTCCAGAAAAGAGAAAACTATCATTTTTAAGAAAATTAAAAATTCATAAAATATTTGGAAAATATTAA
- a CDS encoding NTP transferase domain-containing protein translates to MKIVILAAGIGSRLGNPFPKPLTLLKDGESIMAKQLKNITKYFDINDVTTVVGFKKDLIMERFPEVNYVYNPFFDRTNTSKSLLQALKKHRGKAILWFNGDVVFDEKLLSVLQDDIKKNNSFIAVNTMRVAEEEVKYTLKNNVVNKLSKEVKNGLGEAVGINFISSNDLDVFISQLEKCDDTDYFEKGLEMAIEENNLKIKAIDISKYNCIEVDFKEDLKNANKLV, encoded by the coding sequence TTGAAAATAGTTATTCTTGCTGCAGGTATTGGGTCTAGATTAGGAAATCCTTTTCCTAAGCCATTAACACTTTTAAAAGATGGTGAAAGTATTATGGCAAAACAACTTAAAAATATTACCAAGTATTTTGATATTAATGATGTAACCACGGTTGTAGGTTTTAAAAAAGATTTAATTATGGAACGTTTTCCTGAAGTGAATTACGTATATAATCCCTTTTTTGATAGAACAAATACCTCAAAAAGTTTATTACAAGCGTTAAAAAAACACAGAGGAAAAGCTATTTTATGGTTTAATGGAGATGTTGTTTTTGATGAAAAATTACTATCAGTTTTACAAGACGATATTAAAAAAAATAATTCATTTATAGCTGTAAACACCATGAGGGTAGCAGAAGAGGAAGTTAAATACACGCTAAAAAATAATGTTGTAAATAAACTATCTAAAGAAGTTAAAAATGGCTTGGGTGAAGCTGTGGGGATTAATTTTATATCTTCAAATGATTTGGACGTTTTTATTTCTCAATTGGAAAAATGTGATGATACCGATTATTTTGAAAAAGGATTGGAAATGGCAATTGAAGAAAATAATTTAAAAATTAAAGCAATTGATATTTCCAAATACAATTGTATTGAAGTAGATTTTAAAGAAGATCTTAAAAATGCTAATAAGTTAGTTTAG
- a CDS encoding 2,3,4,5-tetrahydropyridine-2,6-dicarboxylate N-succinyltransferase encodes MKLLREQIENAWENRELLKNTSTKQAIRSVISLLDSGKLRVAEPTNNGWQVNEWIKKAVVLYFPIQKMETQEVGIFEYHDKIPLKTGYKEKGIRVVPPAVARYGAYISKGTILMPSYINIGAYVDEGTMVDTWATVGSCAQIGKNVHLSGGVGIGGVLEPLQAAPVIIEDDVFIGSRCIVVEGVRVEKEAVLGAGVVLTMSTKIIDVTGDKPIELKGRVPARSVVIPGSYKKQFTAGEFNVPCAMIIGKRKESTNKKTSLNDALRENDVAV; translated from the coding sequence ATGAAGTTGTTAAGAGAACAAATTGAAAACGCTTGGGAAAATAGAGAATTATTAAAAAATACTTCAACTAAACAAGCTATAAGAAGTGTTATTAGTTTATTAGATAGTGGAAAGTTACGAGTTGCAGAACCTACAAATAATGGTTGGCAGGTTAACGAATGGATTAAAAAAGCGGTGGTTCTATATTTTCCAATACAAAAGATGGAAACTCAGGAAGTAGGTATTTTTGAGTACCATGATAAAATTCCACTCAAAACAGGCTATAAAGAAAAAGGAATTAGAGTTGTACCACCTGCAGTTGCACGCTATGGAGCCTATATTTCTAAAGGAACTATTTTAATGCCAAGTTATATAAATATTGGGGCGTATGTTGATGAAGGAACGATGGTTGATACATGGGCAACCGTTGGTAGTTGTGCTCAAATAGGTAAAAATGTACATTTAAGTGGTGGTGTTGGTATTGGTGGTGTTTTAGAACCTTTGCAAGCTGCACCAGTAATAATAGAAGATGATGTATTTATAGGGTCACGTTGTATTGTGGTAGAAGGTGTACGTGTTGAAAAAGAGGCTGTTTTGGGAGCAGGAGTAGTTTTAACAATGAGTACTAAAATTATTGATGTTACTGGAGACAAACCAATTGAGCTAAAAGGAAGAGTGCCTGCACGTTCAGTGGTAATTCCGGGGAGTTATAAAAAACAATTTACGGCAGGAGAATTTAATGTGCCTTGTGCTATGATTATAGGAAAACGAAAGGAAAGTACCAATAAAAAAACCTCGTTAAATGATGCCCTTCGTGAAAATGATGTTGCTGTGTAA
- the ruvX gene encoding Holliday junction resolvase RuvX, with protein sequence MGRILAIDFGEKRTGIAVTDELQIIASGLTTIQTKNIFSFLTEYLKNEKVELFVVGEPKQMNNKPSESEQFIAPFVQKLKTTFPKIPIKRIDERFTSKMAFQTMIDSGLTKKQRQNKALIDEISATIILQSYLNYK encoded by the coding sequence TTGGGTAGAATTTTAGCAATTGATTTCGGAGAAAAAAGAACTGGAATAGCAGTAACTGATGAATTACAAATTATTGCATCTGGACTTACAACTATTCAAACTAAAAATATTTTTTCTTTTTTAACTGAGTATTTAAAAAATGAAAAGGTTGAATTATTTGTTGTGGGCGAACCTAAACAAATGAATAATAAGCCCAGTGAGAGCGAACAGTTTATAGCGCCTTTTGTTCAAAAATTAAAAACAACTTTTCCTAAAATTCCTATAAAAAGAATAGATGAACGTTTTACTTCAAAAATGGCTTTTCAAACGATGATTGATAGTGGTTTAACTAAAAAACAGCGTCAAAACAAAGCATTGATTGACGAAATAAGTGCAACTATAATTTTACAATCTTATTTAAATTATAAATAA
- a CDS encoding DUF1919 domain-containing protein: MLRITSVFIRRKFRRIFKNFLNKKDIKSLKNKEFVIIANNCWGGEVYQWYKKPYNSPFVGLFLYSPCFIKVVSKFDHYMSKKLKFTKISKYLKEEQNYPIGLIGDAEIHFLHYKTEEEAIEKWNRRKNRMLEVTDKNNYFFKLCDMYNTDENILNEFHKLPYKNKVSFGIKDYASLKDKNHIKINEVDKKTGKHVPNGVKLYKLTFLYFDITNWLKN, from the coding sequence ATGTTAAGGATTACATCTGTATTTATAAGGCGGAAATTTAGAAGAATCTTCAAAAATTTTTTAAACAAAAAAGATATAAAATCTTTAAAAAATAAAGAATTTGTAATAATTGCAAATAATTGCTGGGGCGGTGAAGTTTATCAATGGTATAAAAAACCTTATAATTCTCCTTTTGTTGGGCTATTTCTGTATAGTCCTTGTTTTATAAAGGTTGTTTCCAAATTTGACCATTATATGTCTAAAAAATTAAAATTCACTAAAATATCGAAATATTTAAAAGAAGAACAAAACTACCCAATAGGTTTAATTGGTGATGCTGAAATTCATTTTTTACACTACAAAACAGAAGAGGAAGCTATTGAAAAATGGAATAGAAGAAAAAATAGAATGTTAGAAGTCACAGACAAAAACAATTACTTTTTTAAACTATGCGATATGTATAATACTGATGAAAATATTTTAAATGAATTTCATAAATTGCCCTATAAAAATAAAGTATCGTTTGGTATAAAAGATTACGCTTCATTAAAAGATAAAAATCATATTAAAATAAATGAAGTAGATAAAAAAACTGGAAAGCATGTTCCAAATGGTGTAAAACTATACAAACTCACCTTTTTATACTTTGATATTACAAACTGGCTAAAGAATTAA
- the def gene encoding peptide deformylase: MILPIIAYGDPILRKVGIEIDKDYPNLAELIENMKETMVNAQGVGLAAPQIGKAIRLFIIDTSPFANDEELEDGEREFLANFKKIFINAKIVKEEGDEWAFSEGCLSIPEIREEVFREEKITIEYVDENFKKHTETLDGLAARVVQHEYDHIEGILFTDKISSLKKRLIKKKLENISKGKVNPDYRMKFPLLKRK, from the coding sequence ATGATATTACCAATTATTGCATATGGCGATCCTATTTTGAGAAAAGTAGGAATTGAGATTGATAAAGATTACCCTAACCTTGCTGAGCTTATTGAAAACATGAAAGAAACAATGGTAAATGCTCAAGGTGTTGGCTTGGCTGCTCCTCAAATTGGCAAAGCTATTCGGCTTTTTATAATAGACACTTCCCCATTTGCAAATGATGAAGAGTTAGAAGATGGTGAACGTGAATTTTTAGCTAATTTTAAAAAAATATTTATCAATGCTAAAATTGTAAAAGAAGAAGGTGATGAATGGGCTTTTAGTGAAGGTTGCCTTAGCATCCCAGAAATTAGAGAGGAAGTTTTTAGAGAAGAAAAAATTACCATTGAATACGTAGACGAAAATTTTAAAAAACATACTGAAACTCTTGATGGGCTAGCTGCAAGAGTAGTACAACACGAATATGACCATATTGAAGGAATTTTATTTACCGATAAAATTTCATCTTTAAAAAAACGATTAATTAAAAAGAAATTAGAAAATATTTCAAAGGGAAAAGTAAACCCTGATTATAGAATGAAATTTCCCTTATTAAAAAGAAAATAA